In a single window of the Gossypium hirsutum isolate 1008001.06 chromosome D02, Gossypium_hirsutum_v2.1, whole genome shotgun sequence genome:
- the LOC107934489 gene encoding selenium-binding protein 2 → MLFTTKLLIQNLFLKIKFFIFLLVVCEWREREREFTMGEEVGCCKRTGPGYGTPLEAMSGPKEALMYVTCVYNGTGREKPDFLATVDVDPNSPTYSKVIHRLSLPYIGDELHHTGWNACSSCHGDPSSNRRFLILPSLLSGRIYVIDTQKNHKAPSLHKVVEPEHIIEKTGLAYPHTSHCLANGDIIISFLGDKDGNAQGNGFLLLDSQFNIKGRWEKPGRKAEFSYDFWYQPRHKTMICSSFGAPLAFTQGFNLKHVEDGFYGRQLFVYDWPDGGLKQTLDLGDNGLISGEIRFLHDPTKDTGYVECVLSSNVVRFFKTQDGSSWSHEVAISVKPLKVQNWILPEMPGLIIGLLISVDDRFLYFVNWFHGDVRQYNIEDPKNPILVGQVYVGGLLQKGSPITAVTEDGKTWQADVPKIQGHSLRGGPHMTQLSLDGKRLYVTNSLFSTWDRQFYPDVIEKGSHMIQIDVDIENGGLKINPDFFVDFGAEPDGPCLAHEMRYPGGDCTSDIWI, encoded by the exons ATGCTTTTCACTACCAaattactcatacaaaaccttTTTCTAAAgataaagttttttattttccttttggtAGTTTGCGagtggagagagagagagagagaatttaCCATGGGTGAAGAAGTAGGGTGTTGCAAGAGAACAGGACCAGGATATGGGACTCCATTGGAAGCCATGTCTGGTCCTAAAGAAGCTCTTATGTATGTTACTTGTGTTTATAATG GAACTGGAAGAGAGAAGCCAGATTTCTTGGCAACAGTTGATGTAGATCCCAACTCACCGACTTACTCTAAAGTTATACACAGGCTATCTTTGCCATATATAGGTGATGAACTACATCATACGGGGTGGAATGCTTGTAGTTCTTGTCATGGCGATCCATCATCTAATCGACGGTTTTTGATCCTCCCTTCGTTGCT CTCTGGTCGTATCTATGTGATCGACACACAAAAGAACCACAAGGCTCCCTCGTTGCACAAAGTGGTGGAACCTGAGCACATCATTGAGAAAACCGGCCTGGCATATCCCCACACATCTCACTGCCTTGCCAACGGCGACATAATCATTTCATTTCTCGGCGACAAAGATGGAAACGCCCAAGGCAACGGATTCCTTCTCCTCGATTCCCAGTTCAACATCAAAGGGAG GTGGGAAAAACCAGGGCGTAAAGCTGAGTTTAGCTACGATTTTTGGTACCAACCTCGACATAAAACGATGATCTGCTCATCGTTTGGTGCCCCTTTGGCATTCAcccaaggttttaaccttaaacaTGTCGAAGACGGTTTCTATGGAAGACAACTGTTTGTGTATGATTGGCCTGATGGTGGGCTCAAACAGACATTGGATCTCGGTGACAATGGTCTTATCTCCGGAGAG ATAAGATTCTTGCATGATCCAACCAAAGACACAGGGTACGTAGAGTGTGTCCTATCAAGCAACGTAGTACGGTTTTTCAAGACCCAAGATGGATCATCATGGAGTCACGAGGTGGCTATCTCAGTGAAACCATTGAAGGTACAAAACTGGATTCTCCCCGAAATGCCCGGACTCATAATCGGCCTTTTAATCTCTGTCGACGACCGGTTCCTATATTTCGTCAACTGGTTCCACGGCGATGTCCGACAATACAACATTGAAGACCCCAAAAACCCAATCTTGGTCGGCCAAGTATACGTCGGAGGATTGCTTCAAAAGGGCAGCCCCATAACAGCAGTCACAGAAGATGGTAAAACATGGCAAGCCGATGTTCCTAAAATCCAG GGACATAGTCTCAGAGGGGGACCTCATATGACACAGTTAAGCTTAGATGGGAAACGGCTGTATGTGACGAACTCGTTGTTTAGCACATGGGATCGACAGTTTTACCCTGATGTTATAGAGAAAGGTTCACATATGATACAGATTGATGTGGACATTGAGAATGGTGGTCTGAAAATAAACCCagatttttttgttgattttggaGCTGAACCTGATGGTCCTTGTTTGGCTCATGAGATGAGATACCCAGGTGGTGATTGTACTTCAGATATTTGGATTTGA